The nucleotide window TGTTCATTATCTCCGGGTCGTAATGGGTCATTCCGACGCCTGCGGCCAGAAAGGGCACCAGGCGGTTGCCCGGCAGAAAATGGTAGAGGCCGTCAATGCCGTAGCCGAGCAGCTTCATGTCAGGATTGCCGGCTACGCCCTTGAATTCGGCTTTCACATAGTGGAAGTACCCTTCGAGCCCCGCATTCTTTGTAAAGTTGTACCCACCGCGCAGACCAAAGACCGGTCCGTTTTCGACGTCCATATTTCCCTCAAACCGGTAACCCCCGATGTAAGGAGTGATCGAAAGCGAGCCCGCCTTCACCTCGGCCATGCCCGTGGCTGCAAATACCAGCAGCAGAAGCACGGCAACGCCCAAAACCATTTTCTTCATTGTTCCTCCTCCTTTTAATGGTTAAAAATAATATTACAATATCTTCGATATTCCCAAGTAACTGACAACACCGCCCGCAGGATTTACTCCCAGCCTGCCGGGCCGTTACCTTCCCCACTAAAAACAGCCAGTTGCACTTTTCTCATAATGAATTTGACACTTTACACACCAATGCAAGTATTTGGAAACACTATCAGCCATTGGGAGGCCTTTTGTCAAGTATAATATGCGTAAAAAAGTGAAATTAGTCACGTTGAACAAAAAAATATTGGCAATTACATTCAGCAGCAGGCATGGCCGAAACCGGTTTGTTGCGAACATGCCTCATTTTATTCACCCTGCAAAGCGGAGGAGATGAAAATTCGTATTGACACCCCGGGCTTTCGATGTATATAGCGACCGCCATGCAACCACGAATTATTGGTCGAGAGGAACACGGAATATCCCGCAAGCAGATCAGCCCCAACGCGCTGCATACCCTTTATCGTCTTCAGGACAATGGTTTTGTCGCCTACCTCGTGGGCGGGTGCGTCCGCGACCTGCTTCTGGGGCGCACTCCCAAGGATTTTGACATAGTGACAAATGCCGCACCCGGCCAGATCAAACATCTCTTTCGCAATGCCCGGGTTATCGGCCGCCGTTTTCGGCTGGTGCATCTGCATTTTCAGGATGAAATTCTGGAGGTCTCCACCTTTCGCGCATCCGCGCCTTCCGAGGTAGAGGAAGTGAAAGAAGCGGACGGCGAAAAACGGCCGCCGCTTCATCTGAAAGACGAAGACGGAATGGTGCTGCGCGACAATGTTTTCGGGACTCCGGAGGAGGACGCCCTTCGCCGCGATTTAACCATCAACGCCCTGGCCTACAGCATCGCTGATTTTTCGGTTATTGACTACACCAATGGGATGAGCGATTTGGAACAGCGGCTCATTCGTCCCATCGGCGATCCCTTTGTCCGGTTTACGGAAGACCCGGTGCGGATGATTCGCGCCGTCCGTTTTGCCGCCTCCCACGATTTTGCCATAGATGCGGAGGCTTGGGATGTTATCTGCGAACTTGCTCCCACCATCGTCCGCGCCGCGCCGGCGAGGCTCTACGAGGAAATGCTGAAGATCTTCCTGCTCGGATCTGCCCGTCCGGTTTTTACCCTTTTGGAGAAAAGCGGGCTCCTTGCCGCCCTTTTCCCCGCGCTGATTCGGTGGTCCGCCGCCAAAGGCGATCTGACTGCGGTCTTGCAAGCAAACATGGACAGTCTCGATCGGCTCCTGCAAAAGGGACTCTCCCCCTCTCCCCCGCTTTTTCTGGCAATGCTCTTTGGCCCCGGGCTGGAAGAGGACGCCCTGGCCCGTCACCGTGAGGGCGTTCCCTATTTGCAGGCCCTGGATGCCGCCTGTGAATCGTTTCTAACGGAGCTGGCAACTACCGTCAGCGTGCCGGGACGGATCAGCGGTCAACTGCGCCGCATTCTTTCCTTGCAGCCCTCCCTGCACAGAATACCGCCGCGGCGTCCCGCCTCCCTGGCCGGTCGGCCCGAATTCTCGGATGCCATGACGTATCTGATCTTCACGACCCGGACGCAAGAAGAAGGCAGGAAAGCTCGTGAATGGTGGAAAAACTTCATAAATGCCCCCGCCGAAACCCGGTTGGACCCTCCTGGCGCTGAGGCCGCGGCGCCGGCAAAACGCCGCAGAAGGAAAAGACGCAGCGCTCGTCCTGCGGAACGTATTGTCGCGCCTTAAATTTTCTTCTTGCAATGATCCTCGGCAGATGGTAGAAGACGACAAAATCATCGGCAGGTTTTGATGAGTGGGCTTGTGCCCACTTTTTTTTTAGAGAGATGGGGAAGCCGGATTTTACAACAAGAAGGTTGGCTGCTGGGACCATGCAAACGTATGAAGAACAAATTGGGCAACTTGCAGAGCCGCTGATCGCCGCTGAGGGGATGGAGATGGTTCTGGTGGAATGCCTGAAGATGAAGGCCTGCTGGCTGGTGCGCGTTTACATCGACAAGGCAGGCGGGGTCGCCGTGGACGACTGCGCACAGGTAAGCGACAAGCTGGGCGACCTGCTGGATGTCCATGATGTGCCGCCGGGGCAATATACACTGGAGATTTCCTCGCCGGGTCTCGATCGTCCGCTCCACAGGGACAAGGATTTTGCAAGGTATTGCGGTTCCCGGATTCATGTCCGGCTTCTGGATAAACTGGAAGGACGGCGCGACTTGCGGGGCGAGTTGGTAAGTTATGAGGACAGCGACGTTGCAGGAAAGGTCATTGTGATGTCCGTGGATGGTCAAACCTTGCGCATCCCGAGGGAAAAGGTTTTCAGGGCCAATCTGGAATATACATTGTAACCTTGTCATTATAATGGTTATTAACGAATAAAAGTGGAGGTTTTTTGAATGTTTGCGGAGCTAAAACGTCTGATCGAACAGATGGGAAAGGATCGCGGGATAGACAAGGAGGTGATCATCCAGGCGCTGGAAGACGCCATGCTGATGGCTGCCCGAAAGAAACTGGGCGCTGACGTGGAATTGGAGGCTCATTATAATGACGAGGCCGGCGAGATCGAGGTCTTTCAGTTCAAGACTGTAGTGGAAAAGGTCATGGATCCCGAGACGCAGATTTCCCTTGAAGAGGCAGTGGCAAACCTTGATGAGGAAGCGCAGTTTGGCGACGTTCTGGGCAGCAAGATTGAGACGAACACCTTCGGCCGCATCGCTGTGCAAACGGCCAGGCAGATAATTATCCAGCGGGTAAAAGATGCGGAACGCGATAATATATATGAAGAATACCATGACAAAAAAGGCGATATCAGCAATGGGTTTGTCCAGAGGGTCGAGGGGGGAAACATAATTGTCAACCTTGGCACTACAGAGGGCGTATTGCCGGTGAATGAGCAGATCTTCAAAGAAGCCTACAAAAGGGGGGACAGAATAAGAAGCTTTATCTGCGAGGTTAAAAAGATTACCAGAGGTCCGCAGATTATACTGTCGCGCACCCATCCCGGTTTTTTGAAGGCCCTGTTTGCACTGGAAGTTCCTGAAATTGCAGAGGGACTCATAGAAATCGTCAACGTGGCCCGGGAGCCCGGGAAACGTTCCAAGATCGCCGTCCGGACCAGAGACAAGGATATAGATCCGGTGGGCGCCTGTGTGGGGATGAGGGGCGCCCGGGTGCAGAGCGTGGTTCAGGAGCTCCGGGGAGAAAAGATAGACATAGTCCCCTATTCGGAAGATCAGGCCAAATATGTTTGCAATGCTCTTGCCCCGGCCAAGGTGAACAGGGTGTTCGTTGATGAAGAAAACAGGGCGATGGAGGTAATTGTTGCCGATGATCAGCTTTCGCTGGCAATTGGCAAGAGTGGCCAAAATGTCAGATTGGCGGTAAAATTGACCAGTTGGAAGATTGATGTAAAAAGCGAGTCGGCGACAGCCGCAAAGACTGAGGAAGATGGTTACATGGCTTTAATGGAAATACCCGGCATAGGGGAAATGAATGCGGAAAAACTTGTTGCCGCCGGCTTGAAGAGCGTAGCGATGCTGGCCGCCGCCGACGTGGAACAGCTTTCTGCCCTGCCTGGCGTGGGTGAAACCACTGCCGAAGCCTGGATAAAAGGGGCGGAAATGGCTATCGATCAAGAGCTTGGGGAAAAGTAATATTTTTATATTGTCGAAAGGGCTTTTGAGGAGACGTTCGATAGGAGAGAGTGTTGAGTATGTCGAAAAAAAGGGTTTATGAACTGGCAAAGGATTTGGGGCTTGAGAACAAGGAGCTGATCGCGCGACTGGAAAGGATTGGTATTACCGGCAAATCCCATTCAAGTGCACTCGAGGACGGTGAACTGGAGAGGATACAGTCAGAACTGCTGTCAAAAGAGCCGAAAGAGATAGTGGAAAAAAGGATCAAGTCCACGGTAATCAGAAGAAGGGCTGTGCCTGCTGCCGTTGAAGATGTCTCTGCTGAAGAAGAAAGCGCCGAGGCAAGCACCGAGATCGCCCCTGTTGAGATTGAAAAACCTGCCGAAACGGCCGCGCCGGTTGCGGCGGGTGTTCAGTTAGAGCCGCCGGTAGCGCAAGAGCCGAACAAGCAAGAGCCGGTAAAGCAAACTCCGGTAAGGACCTCGATCTACAGGCATGAGCCTCTACGAGGTGTTATCCGTCGGCCGCCTGTTGTGCCGGCCAATGTTCCCCGGAAGGAGGAGCTTGCCCAAAAGCCTGTCGCAGAGTCAGAAAGCCGTGTGGCGCAACCGGCAACGGCAGCGTCTGCGGAAACGCAGGGCGAGCGTGAAGAAAAGGTTGCGGCTGTGCAGCCGGAGGCGGCAGCATCTGTAAGCGCCGGGGCTAAAAGCCCGCAAGATGCAGCCCCGAGGGTGCATCACCCGGCAGCCGAAACCAGAAAGCAGCCGTTTGGGCAAAGGCCAAAACCTGGCGCCCCCCCTGCCAAACCTTTGCAGGCGCCTTCCAAGGAGCCATTTCGCAAGGGAGAGGGCGCTGCGGCGCCTTCGCCAGCGCGTTTCGGCAAATCAGGCAAGCCTGCGGAAGCGATTGACAAACTGAAGAAGAAGGGGGGAGCAAAGGCGCCCTTTGAAGTTCTCATGAGCGATGATGCACCCCGGAAGAAACCTTTTCTGAAGAAGTTGGTTGATAAGAAGGGACAGCCGATAGACCCTGATCAGCAGGAACGACGCCCGAAATGGCGCGAAGAGAAGAAGCCCGCGCCTGTCAAGATGAAAAAAACGCTGATCACAACGCCCAAGGCGATCAAGCGAAGGATTCATGTTGACGAGGCGATAAGCGTAGGCGAGCTCGCCAAAAGGATGGGGATCAAGGCGTCGGAGGTTATCAACAAGCTGATCGGTCTCGGGCTGATGTTGACGATCAACCAGTCGGTTGATATCGATACGGCCTCCCTGATAGCTGCGGATTTTGGATACCAGGTGGAAGCTTCGTTGCAGGGCGAGCGGGAAGAAATTATGCAGCGGGAAGTTGATTCCCCTGAGAAGCTCAGGTTGCGGGCGCCAGTTGTCACGATTATGGGGCATGTTGATCACGGCAAAACTTCCCTGCTCGACGCGATCAGGCAGACCAACGTGATCGACGGCGAGGCGGGCGGCATAACCCAGGCAATCGGCGCGTACCGCGTCAATATCAACAACCGGGATATTGTTTTTCTGGATACGCCGGGGCATGAGGCGTTTACCGCAATGCGGGCGCGCGGCGCCCAGGTGACGGATATTGTGGTATTGGTTGTCGCCGCGGACGACGGCATTATGGGTCAGACCGTCGAGGCGATCAATCATGCCAAGGTTGCCGGAGTGCCGATCATCGTTGCCATCAACAAAATCGACAAGCCGGGGGCGGACCCGGCCAAGATCCGCCAGACCCTGACGGAGTACAACCTCCTGTCCGAGGAATGGGGCGGGGAGACCATCTTCTGCGAGGTTTCTGCAAAGAAAAAGATAGGCATTGAAGGGCTTTTGGAGATGATCATCCTGCAAACCGATATTATGGAACTGAAGGCCGATCCGGATCGTCCCGCCCGCGGCGTCATAATCGAAGCCAAGCTGGACCGGGGACGGGGGCCGTTGGCGACTGTTCTGATTCAGGAGGGCACCTTGCATGAGGGGGATGCCTTTGTTTCCAAAACGGAATTTGGCCGGGTGCGCGCCCTGGTGAACGATCAGGGCAAAAAAATCAGTGAAGCCGGCCCGTCGATGCCGGTTGAGGTCGTTGGTTTCTCCCGCGTGCCGCAGGTAGGCACCGAGTTCGTCTGCGTCGAGGATGAGAAAAAGGCGAGAAGCATAGGCCAGTACTGGATCCGCAAGGAACGGGAAAGGGATCTTTCCGTATCCTCGAAGGTAACGCTGGAACAGCTCTATCAGCGGATAAAGGAGGGGGCCAAGGAACTGAATGTCATCGTCAAAGCGGATGTGCAGGGCTCCGTCGAGGCCCTGTGCGAGGCTCTCAACAAGCTCAGCACAAGCGATATAAAACTTAAAATAATTCACAGCTCTACGGGAACCATTACCGAAAATGACGTCATGCTTGCCTCGGCGTCGGACGCGATCATCATCGGGTTCAATGTGCGGCCGGACGCGCGGGTTGCGGAGCTGGCGGAGCATGAAGGAATAGACATCAAACTTTATGACATTATTTATAATGCGATCGCTGATATAAGGGCGGCTATGGAGGGTCTGCTGGAGCCAGTCTATAAGGAGGTTGTCCAGGGGCGCGCCGAGATCAGGGAGGTTTTCCGCGTTCCGAAGATCGGTGCCATTGCCGGGAGTTTCGTTCTGGACGGCAAGATTGTCCGGTCGGCCGGCCTGCGCCTGATTCGGGACGGGGTTGTGGTTTTTGAGGGGAAAATTGCCTCGCTCAGGCGGTTCAAGGACGATGCCAAAGAGGTAGCCGCCGGTTTTGAATGCGGGATCGGGATTGAGGGGTTCAATGATATGAAGGCAAGGGATATCATCGAAACCTACGTAAAGGAACAAATCGAGCGTAAATTGTAGTTTTATAAAGGCAGAGTCAAAATGACCGGGTTCAAAAGGGCAGATCGCGTGGCCGATCTGATCAAAATAGAGATAGCGGATATCCTGCTGAAACAGGTTCGCGACCCCCGCATCGGCGTTCTTACGATTACCGGGGTCAAAGTTTCCGACGATCTGCGTTCGGCGAGGATTTTTTTCGTCGAATTTGGGAAGAACGAATGCAGCGAAGG belongs to Syntrophobacterales bacterium and includes:
- the pcnB gene encoding polynucleotide adenylyltransferase PcnB; the encoded protein is MQPRIIGREEHGISRKQISPNALHTLYRLQDNGFVAYLVGGCVRDLLLGRTPKDFDIVTNAAPGQIKHLFRNARVIGRRFRLVHLHFQDEILEVSTFRASAPSEVEEVKEADGEKRPPLHLKDEDGMVLRDNVFGTPEEDALRRDLTINALAYSIADFSVIDYTNGMSDLEQRLIRPIGDPFVRFTEDPVRMIRAVRFAASHDFAIDAEAWDVICELAPTIVRAAPARLYEEMLKIFLLGSARPVFTLLEKSGLLAALFPALIRWSAAKGDLTAVLQANMDSLDRLLQKGLSPSPPLFLAMLFGPGLEEDALARHREGVPYLQALDAACESFLTELATTVSVPGRISGQLRRILSLQPSLHRIPPRRPASLAGRPEFSDAMTYLIFTTRTQEEGRKAREWWKNFINAPAETRLDPPGAEAAAPAKRRRRKRRSARPAERIVAP
- a CDS encoding ribosome maturation factor RimP; the encoded protein is MQTYEEQIGQLAEPLIAAEGMEMVLVECLKMKACWLVRVYIDKAGGVAVDDCAQVSDKLGDLLDVHDVPPGQYTLEISSPGLDRPLHRDKDFARYCGSRIHVRLLDKLEGRRDLRGELVSYEDSDVAGKVIVMSVDGQTLRIPREKVFRANLEYTL
- the nusA gene encoding transcription termination factor NusA; translated protein: MFAELKRLIEQMGKDRGIDKEVIIQALEDAMLMAARKKLGADVELEAHYNDEAGEIEVFQFKTVVEKVMDPETQISLEEAVANLDEEAQFGDVLGSKIETNTFGRIAVQTARQIIIQRVKDAERDNIYEEYHDKKGDISNGFVQRVEGGNIIVNLGTTEGVLPVNEQIFKEAYKRGDRIRSFICEVKKITRGPQIILSRTHPGFLKALFALEVPEIAEGLIEIVNVAREPGKRSKIAVRTRDKDIDPVGACVGMRGARVQSVVQELRGEKIDIVPYSEDQAKYVCNALAPAKVNRVFVDEENRAMEVIVADDQLSLAIGKSGQNVRLAVKLTSWKIDVKSESATAAKTEEDGYMALMEIPGIGEMNAEKLVAAGLKSVAMLAAADVEQLSALPGVGETTAEAWIKGAEMAIDQELGEK
- the infB gene encoding translation initiation factor IF-2, encoding MSKKRVYELAKDLGLENKELIARLERIGITGKSHSSALEDGELERIQSELLSKEPKEIVEKRIKSTVIRRRAVPAAVEDVSAEEESAEASTEIAPVEIEKPAETAAPVAAGVQLEPPVAQEPNKQEPVKQTPVRTSIYRHEPLRGVIRRPPVVPANVPRKEELAQKPVAESESRVAQPATAASAETQGEREEKVAAVQPEAAASVSAGAKSPQDAAPRVHHPAAETRKQPFGQRPKPGAPPAKPLQAPSKEPFRKGEGAAAPSPARFGKSGKPAEAIDKLKKKGGAKAPFEVLMSDDAPRKKPFLKKLVDKKGQPIDPDQQERRPKWREEKKPAPVKMKKTLITTPKAIKRRIHVDEAISVGELAKRMGIKASEVINKLIGLGLMLTINQSVDIDTASLIAADFGYQVEASLQGEREEIMQREVDSPEKLRLRAPVVTIMGHVDHGKTSLLDAIRQTNVIDGEAGGITQAIGAYRVNINNRDIVFLDTPGHEAFTAMRARGAQVTDIVVLVVAADDGIMGQTVEAINHAKVAGVPIIVAINKIDKPGADPAKIRQTLTEYNLLSEEWGGETIFCEVSAKKKIGIEGLLEMIILQTDIMELKADPDRPARGVIIEAKLDRGRGPLATVLIQEGTLHEGDAFVSKTEFGRVRALVNDQGKKISEAGPSMPVEVVGFSRVPQVGTEFVCVEDEKKARSIGQYWIRKERERDLSVSSKVTLEQLYQRIKEGAKELNVIVKADVQGSVEALCEALNKLSTSDIKLKIIHSSTGTITENDVMLASASDAIIIGFNVRPDARVAELAEHEGIDIKLYDIIYNAIADIRAAMEGLLEPVYKEVVQGRAEIREVFRVPKIGAIAGSFVLDGKIVRSAGLRLIRDGVVVFEGKIASLRRFKDDAKEVAAGFECGIGIEGFNDMKARDIIETYVKEQIERKL